From the Paraburkholderia sp. PREW-6R genome, one window contains:
- a CDS encoding DUF4088 family protein — MGQITLTLKQETIATLRKDFDAFLRVSLKLDPQFATPSFEDFLRAKLLDNMMPLTEHAVQRMLQGGQYAWAKRTLDKEFPDVVAILMRQAGEFGFGFASRSEWTPEELAKQCHDWAAAIVKEAEGDAALIDPLAAQIKSAAQDIQALEEIMQTPAWRLVESLRQRVYEAKVACETSVGSTAREKLGELRGLLRLGISHGSFQKQEAQQIMEYLRLLKPEIFVEEPYDVFSRLAAWLRNFFVPPRPVPQQQQRQSR, encoded by the coding sequence ATGGGTCAAATCACCCTCACACTCAAGCAAGAGACCATTGCGACGCTGCGCAAGGATTTCGACGCTTTTCTGCGCGTTTCGCTGAAGCTCGATCCTCAGTTCGCAACGCCGTCGTTCGAGGACTTTCTGCGCGCCAAACTGCTGGACAACATGATGCCGCTCACCGAACACGCGGTTCAGCGGATGTTGCAGGGCGGCCAGTACGCATGGGCCAAGCGCACGCTCGACAAGGAGTTTCCGGACGTGGTCGCGATCCTGATGCGTCAGGCGGGCGAATTTGGCTTCGGTTTTGCGTCGCGCTCGGAATGGACGCCGGAGGAACTCGCCAAACAATGTCACGACTGGGCCGCAGCGATCGTCAAGGAAGCGGAAGGCGACGCGGCGCTGATCGACCCGCTCGCGGCGCAGATCAAAAGCGCCGCCCAGGACATTCAGGCACTCGAAGAGATCATGCAGACACCCGCGTGGCGCCTCGTGGAATCGCTGCGCCAGCGCGTGTACGAAGCCAAGGTGGCATGCGAAACCAGCGTGGGCAGCACCGCGCGTGAAAAGCTCGGCGAACTGCGCGGCCTGCTGCGTCTTGGCATATCGCACGGCTCGTTCCAGAAGCAGGAAGCGCAGCAGATCATGGAATATCTGCGCCTGCTGAAGCCGGAAATTTTTGTCGAAGAACCCTACGACGTGTTTTCGCGCCTCGCCGCGTGGCTGCGTAATTTCTTCGTGCCGCCGCGTCCTGTGCCGCAACAGCAGCAACGCCAGTCGCGCTAA
- a CDS encoding ATP-dependent helicase — MLSVAESPPPSDTASWLAKLNDAQREAVEYGADSPHTPPGALLVIAGAGSGKTNTLAHRVANLVVKGADPRRILLLTFSRRAALEMTRRVTRIAGAALGSRAALAQGLTWSGTFHSVGARLLREYADLIGLAPAFTINDREDSADLMNLVRHELGLSAKERRFPAKGTCFAIYSRVVNTGAALSHVLNTAFPWCREWEADLRMLFAAYVEAKQKQSVLDYDDLLLYWSHMAAEPAIAADLSGRFDHVLVDEYQDTNRLQASILLALKPDGRGLTVVGDDAQSIYSFRGATVRNILDFPAHFDPPARQITLERNYRSTSPILAASNAVIELASERYTKNLWTDKTSAQRPRIVTVADEADQARYIVEQVLEAREQGMKLKSQAVLFRAAHHSAALEVELTRRNIPFVKFGGLKFLDSVHVKDVLAVLRWAENPRDRVAGFRVVQLLPGVGPATAAKVLDEIAARAGAGAGNPVETAGNVLAAFAPPPRAQEDWHPFVKLMSSVYGRQTPWPAEFEMVRRWYEPHLERNHEDAAVRHADVLQMESIAGTYASRERFLTELTLDPPDATSDESGVPLIDEDYLILSTIHSAKGQEWRNVFVLNGVDGCIPSDLGTGSEEEIDEERRLLYVAMTRAKEDLHIVVPQRFYVHNQTHMGDRHVWASRTRFIPAHLMPLFDAYAWPRVPVSCAPTASGLAAAAQAKIEIAAKLRKMWD, encoded by the coding sequence GTGCTCTCTGTCGCCGAATCGCCGCCGCCATCCGACACCGCCAGCTGGCTGGCCAAGCTCAACGACGCGCAGCGCGAAGCCGTCGAATATGGTGCGGACTCGCCTCATACGCCGCCGGGCGCGTTGCTCGTAATTGCGGGCGCGGGTTCCGGCAAGACCAATACGCTGGCTCATCGCGTCGCCAACCTGGTCGTGAAGGGCGCTGATCCGCGCCGTATCCTGCTGCTCACCTTTTCGCGCCGTGCGGCGCTCGAAATGACGCGGCGCGTGACGCGTATTGCCGGCGCCGCGCTTGGCTCAAGGGCTGCGCTCGCGCAAGGACTCACCTGGTCGGGCACGTTTCATAGCGTCGGCGCGCGGCTGTTGCGCGAATACGCCGACCTGATCGGCCTTGCCCCCGCTTTTACGATCAATGACCGCGAAGACTCGGCCGACCTGATGAACCTCGTGCGCCACGAACTCGGTTTGTCGGCGAAGGAGCGGCGCTTTCCGGCGAAAGGCACGTGTTTCGCGATCTATTCGCGGGTGGTGAACACGGGCGCGGCGTTGTCACACGTGCTCAACACCGCATTCCCATGGTGCCGCGAGTGGGAAGCCGATCTGCGCATGCTGTTCGCGGCCTATGTCGAGGCCAAGCAGAAGCAAAGCGTGCTCGATTACGACGACCTGCTGCTCTACTGGTCGCACATGGCCGCGGAGCCTGCCATCGCCGCCGACCTGTCGGGCCGTTTCGATCACGTGCTGGTCGACGAGTATCAGGACACCAACCGCCTGCAGGCGTCCATCCTGCTCGCGCTGAAGCCGGACGGCCGCGGCCTGACGGTGGTCGGCGACGACGCGCAGTCCATCTATTCGTTTCGCGGCGCGACCGTGCGCAACATTCTCGACTTTCCCGCGCACTTCGACCCGCCTGCGAGACAGATCACGCTGGAGCGCAACTACCGCTCGACCAGCCCGATTCTCGCGGCATCGAATGCAGTAATCGAGCTGGCCAGCGAGCGCTACACCAAGAACCTGTGGACCGACAAGACATCGGCGCAGCGTCCGCGCATCGTCACGGTCGCCGATGAAGCGGATCAGGCGCGCTACATCGTCGAGCAGGTGCTGGAGGCGCGCGAACAGGGTATGAAACTGAAGTCGCAGGCAGTGCTGTTCCGGGCTGCGCATCACAGCGCCGCGCTCGAAGTCGAACTGACCCGCCGCAACATCCCGTTCGTCAAATTCGGCGGCCTGAAATTCCTCGATTCCGTGCATGTGAAAGACGTGCTCGCGGTGTTGCGCTGGGCGGAGAATCCACGCGACCGCGTCGCCGGGTTTCGGGTCGTGCAATTGCTGCCGGGTGTCGGGCCGGCCACGGCCGCGAAGGTGCTCGACGAGATCGCCGCGCGCGCGGGCGCGGGCGCGGGCAATCCCGTCGAAACCGCCGGCAACGTGCTTGCCGCGTTTGCTCCGCCGCCACGCGCGCAGGAAGACTGGCACCCGTTCGTCAAGCTGATGTCGAGCGTGTATGGACGGCAGACGCCGTGGCCCGCGGAATTCGAAATGGTGCGGCGGTGGTACGAGCCGCACCTCGAGCGCAATCACGAGGACGCGGCGGTCCGTCACGCGGACGTGCTGCAAATGGAAAGCATTGCGGGCACCTATGCGTCGCGCGAACGTTTTCTCACCGAACTGACGCTCGACCCGCCTGACGCCACCAGCGACGAATCCGGTGTACCGCTGATCGACGAGGATTATCTGATCCTGTCGACGATCCATTCGGCGAAAGGGCAGGAGTGGCGCAACGTGTTCGTGCTGAACGGCGTCGACGGCTGTATTCCATCCGATCTGGGCACCGGCAGCGAGGAGGAAATCGACGAGGAGCGCCGCCTTTTGTACGTGGCCATGACGCGCGCTAAAGAAGATCTGCACATCGTCGTGCCGCAACGCTTTTACGTGCACAACCAGACGCATATGGGCGACCGTCACGTGTGGGCATCGCGCACGCGCTTCATTCCGGCACATCTGATGCCGCTCTTCGATGCTTATGCGTGGCCGCGTGTGCCGGTGTCGTGCGCGCCGACGGCGTCGGGGCTGGCTGCGGCCGCACAGGCCAAGATCGAGATCGCGGCGAAGCTGAGGAAAATGTGGGACTGA
- a CDS encoding RNA-binding S4 domain-containing protein, with the protein MPNLDFTLTGDYVELHNLLKITGLADSGGSAKMMVADGVVTVDGRVETRKTCKIRAGQVVLLGDTRIAVHEA; encoded by the coding sequence ATGCCCAACCTGGATTTCACGCTGACCGGCGACTACGTCGAACTGCATAATCTCCTGAAGATAACGGGACTTGCGGACAGCGGCGGCTCCGCCAAGATGATGGTGGCGGACGGTGTAGTAACCGTCGACGGCCGCGTCGAAACACGTAAAACCTGCAAAATCCGCGCGGGACAGGTCGTGCTGCTAGGCGACACGCGAATCGCAGTGCACGAGGCCTGA
- a CDS encoding MATE family efflux transporter, producing MRRLDPRPPTLTRHAADTARLAAPLAIAQLSQMAMGVTDTILLGSLGPDALAAGGLGANLFFVVVTLLQGVLTSVSVSVSHARGARDEERVPHIYWTALVMSVLLALPAFILLSFATPVLLAFGEPALLAHNVGEYASVLRWGAPGSLIGVGLMRSFLPAIGAAKRLLWVSLVSVGVNGVLNYGLIHGAYGLPRLGFVGSAAATSITVWASALVLMALLHLRPRFRHFVVATRPNVPLMGELFGIGWPVAITYGVESTLFLATGLMVGLLGESQLAAHQIALNVASVAFMVPLAIGQAANVRVSFWSGAGQPLAARHAGFVALALGVAFMTLSGIVLIAAPRWIVGLYLHLDDPANAATVKLASSLLGVAAIFQIVDGMQTVGSGCLRGLKDTRVPMIVAAFGYWAIGFPTGYTLAFHFGLGARGLWWGLAAGLASVALLMTWRFHRLSRTPKP from the coding sequence ATGCGCCGCCTCGACCCGCGGCCGCCCACTCTCACCCGCCACGCCGCCGACACCGCGCGCCTCGCCGCGCCGCTCGCCATCGCGCAGCTGTCGCAAATGGCGATGGGCGTCACCGACACGATCCTGCTCGGCTCGCTCGGCCCGGATGCGCTCGCCGCCGGCGGCCTCGGCGCAAATCTGTTTTTCGTCGTGGTCACGCTGCTACAGGGCGTGCTGACGTCCGTGAGCGTAAGCGTCTCGCATGCACGCGGCGCCCGCGACGAGGAGCGCGTGCCGCACATCTACTGGACGGCGCTTGTGATGTCGGTGCTGCTCGCGCTGCCCGCGTTCATCCTGCTTTCGTTCGCCACACCCGTGCTGCTCGCGTTCGGCGAACCTGCGCTGCTTGCGCACAATGTCGGCGAATACGCGTCCGTGCTGCGCTGGGGCGCGCCCGGCAGCCTGATCGGCGTGGGACTGATGCGTTCGTTCCTGCCCGCAATCGGCGCGGCCAAACGGCTGCTGTGGGTGTCGCTCGTGAGCGTCGGCGTGAACGGCGTTCTGAACTATGGGCTGATCCACGGGGCGTATGGCCTGCCGCGCCTCGGCTTCGTCGGCTCGGCGGCCGCCACGTCGATCACCGTCTGGGCAAGCGCGCTCGTGTTGATGGCGCTGCTGCATCTGCGCCCGCGTTTCCGGCACTTCGTCGTCGCCACGCGGCCGAACGTGCCGTTAATGGGCGAACTGTTCGGCATCGGCTGGCCGGTTGCGATCACCTACGGCGTCGAGTCGACGCTTTTTCTCGCCACCGGCCTGATGGTCGGCCTGCTCGGCGAGTCGCAACTGGCCGCGCATCAGATCGCATTGAACGTGGCGTCGGTGGCCTTCATGGTGCCGCTCGCGATCGGTCAGGCCGCCAATGTGCGGGTGAGCTTCTGGTCCGGCGCCGGGCAGCCGCTCGCCGCGCGGCATGCCGGCTTCGTTGCGCTGGCACTGGGCGTCGCGTTCATGACGCTGTCGGGAATCGTACTGATCGCCGCGCCGCGCTGGATCGTCGGCCTGTATCTGCATCTCGACGACCCCGCCAACGCCGCGACAGTGAAGCTGGCGAGTTCGCTGCTTGGCGTCGCAGCAATTTTCCAGATCGTCGACGGCATGCAAACGGTCGGCTCGGGGTGTCTGCGCGGCCTCAAAGACACGCGCGTGCCGATGATCGTCGCGGCGTTCGGTTACTGGGCGATCGGTTTTCCGACCGGCTACACGCTGGCGTTTCACTTCGGACTCGGCGCGCGCGGTTTGTGGTGGGGACTGGCGGCCGGCCTCGCGAGCGTGGCGCTTCTGATGACCTGGCGTTTTCATCGGCTCTCGAGGACCCCCAAACCGTAG
- a CDS encoding bile acid:sodium symporter family protein, with product MLARVTRLFPLWAVLVSIAAYCSPVSFAGVAPHVTTLLTIIMLAMGVTLSVADFQRVFTRPAPVIAGIVLHYLVMPLAACAIAKALRMPPDLTAGMVLVGSVASGTASNVMIYLARGDVALSVTISALSTLVGVFATPLLTRLYVDASIAVDVHGMLMSILQIVALPIVVGLVINHLFGRAVRRIEPVLPLVSMVAILLIIGAVVGGTQKSIASVGLVVMLGVVLHNGIGLLGGYWGGRLLGFDEAVCRTLAIEVGMQNSGLAATLGKLYFTPIAALPGALFSVWHNLSGSLLAGYWAGRPAKGSTQRDEVREPNISRS from the coding sequence ATGCTTGCCCGCGTCACCCGCTTATTCCCGCTCTGGGCGGTGCTCGTTTCGATCGCCGCCTACTGCTCGCCCGTTTCGTTCGCGGGCGTGGCGCCGCACGTCACCACGCTGTTGACGATCATCATGCTCGCAATGGGCGTCACGCTATCCGTGGCCGATTTTCAGCGGGTGTTCACGCGCCCTGCGCCGGTCATCGCCGGAATCGTGCTGCACTACCTCGTGATGCCGCTCGCCGCGTGCGCGATCGCCAAAGCGCTGCGCATGCCGCCCGATCTCACCGCCGGCATGGTACTGGTCGGCAGCGTGGCGAGCGGCACGGCGTCGAACGTGATGATCTATCTGGCGCGCGGCGACGTTGCGTTGTCGGTGACGATCAGCGCGCTCTCGACGCTCGTCGGCGTGTTCGCGACTCCGCTGCTCACGCGTCTTTACGTGGACGCGTCGATTGCCGTCGACGTGCACGGCATGCTGATGAGCATCCTGCAGATCGTCGCGCTGCCGATCGTGGTCGGGCTCGTGATCAACCATCTGTTCGGCCGGGCCGTGCGCAGGATCGAACCGGTTCTGCCGCTGGTTTCGATGGTGGCGATCCTGCTGATCATCGGCGCGGTGGTGGGCGGCACGCAGAAGAGCATTGCGTCGGTGGGTCTCGTGGTGATGCTGGGCGTGGTGCTGCACAACGGCATCGGCCTCCTTGGCGGCTATTGGGGCGGCCGTCTGCTCGGTTTCGACGAAGCCGTCTGCCGCACGCTCGCCATTGAAGTCGGCATGCAGAACTCGGGGCTCGCCGCCACGCTCGGCAAACTCTATTTCACGCCGATCGCCGCGTTGCCCGGCGCGCTGTTCTCGGTGTGGCACAACCTTTCGGGTTCGCTGCTCGCGGGATATTGGGCCGGACGTCCGGCAAAAGGCTCGACACAGCGGGATGAAGTGCGCGAGCCGAATATCAGCCGAAGCTAG
- a CDS encoding phospholipase D family protein, producing MQRTCAFSTTARHFFLLCFATAFLTACATKPPATAYDRHISHALPVTESTPLRSALAPLEAAHPDESGFRVLSSGTDALQMRIALARAATRTLDMQYYIANEDTTGKLLLGAALYAADHGVHVRMLVDDLNFKDIDRVMAGLNAHQNIEIRVFNPFGSAQEGVFERTTNVFTQIGHFTRRMHNKAMIADNQIAIVGGRNLGDEYFNASETLQFRDLDVLAAGPITADISASFDDYWNSSISYPLSVLNKQKFDAKELDQTRDDLRQHWRTHADPYNAKPLNATPLASQISGEQLGLTWARAEFKADEPEKIEHPSPDYVSPPMKRLAELMHDAQKDFLIVSPYFVPHEAGVKSIGGLTQRGVRVAILTNSLAATDAVAVQAGYSPFRVPLLEQGAELYEFKPQQPTPLAGIAGSRSRASLHAKTYVIDRKILVIGSMNLDPRSANLNTELALVIHSPVLAGQVAGIFDRATAPEASYRVTLADGAQLAYLRSIGAPLSPLVWTDVENGERRTYIFDPQAGLYRNALTGLFSLLPVNAEL from the coding sequence CTGCAACGCACGTGCGCATTCAGCACTACTGCTAGACATTTCTTCCTCTTGTGTTTTGCGACGGCATTTTTGACTGCCTGCGCGACGAAGCCGCCCGCCACCGCGTATGACAGGCACATCAGTCATGCACTGCCTGTCACCGAAAGCACGCCGCTGCGCAGCGCGCTCGCGCCGCTCGAAGCCGCGCATCCTGACGAGTCCGGCTTCCGCGTGCTGTCGAGCGGCACCGACGCGTTGCAGATGCGCATCGCTCTGGCCCGCGCGGCGACGAGGACGCTCGACATGCAGTACTACATTGCGAACGAGGACACCACCGGCAAGCTGCTGCTCGGCGCGGCGCTCTATGCAGCCGATCATGGTGTCCATGTGCGCATGCTGGTCGACGACCTGAACTTCAAGGACATCGACCGCGTGATGGCGGGACTGAATGCGCACCAGAACATCGAGATTCGCGTGTTCAATCCGTTTGGCAGTGCGCAGGAAGGCGTATTCGAACGCACGACGAACGTATTCACGCAGATCGGCCATTTCACGCGGCGCATGCATAACAAGGCGATGATCGCGGACAACCAGATCGCCATCGTGGGCGGCCGCAATCTCGGCGACGAATATTTCAACGCAAGCGAAACGCTGCAATTCCGCGACCTCGACGTGCTGGCCGCCGGCCCCATCACCGCCGACATCTCCGCGAGTTTCGACGATTACTGGAACAGCAGCATCTCGTATCCGCTCAGCGTGTTGAACAAGCAGAAGTTCGACGCGAAGGAACTGGACCAGACGCGCGACGACTTGCGCCAGCACTGGCGCACCCATGCCGACCCGTACAACGCGAAGCCGTTGAATGCCACGCCGCTCGCGTCGCAGATCAGCGGCGAGCAGCTTGGGCTGACGTGGGCGCGCGCCGAGTTCAAAGCGGACGAACCGGAGAAAATCGAGCACCCGTCGCCGGATTACGTAAGCCCGCCGATGAAGCGCCTCGCCGAGCTCATGCACGACGCGCAGAAAGATTTCCTCATCGTGTCACCCTACTTCGTGCCACACGAAGCGGGAGTGAAGTCGATCGGCGGCTTGACGCAGCGGGGCGTGCGCGTCGCGATCCTGACCAATTCGCTCGCCGCGACGGACGCCGTCGCCGTGCAGGCCGGCTACAGCCCGTTCCGGGTGCCGCTGCTGGAACAGGGCGCGGAGCTCTACGAATTCAAGCCGCAACAGCCCACGCCACTTGCAGGCATTGCCGGTTCGCGGTCGCGGGCGAGCCTGCATGCGAAAACTTACGTGATCGATCGCAAGATTCTCGTGATCGGCTCGATGAATCTCGATCCGCGCTCGGCTAACCTGAACACGGAACTGGCGCTCGTCATCCACAGCCCGGTACTGGCGGGCCAGGTCGCGGGCATTTTCGACCGCGCCACCGCGCCCGAAGCGAGCTATCGCGTCACGCTCGCCGACGGGGCGCAACTCGCCTATCTGCGCTCAATCGGCGCGCCGCTTTCGCCGCTCGTGTGGACGGATGTGGAAAACGGCGAGCGCCGCACGTACATCTTCGATCCGCAGGCGGGTTTGTACCGGAATGCGCTAACCGGGCTATTCTCCTTATTGCCTGTCAACGCAGAACTTTGA
- the fumC gene encoding class II fumarate hydratase codes for MTDDVRMERDTFGEIGVPNARLWGAQTQRSLQNFRISTEKQSPELITALAIIKRAAAEVNHDLGVLDEAKAKAIIQAADEIIEGKHPEEFPLAVWQTGSGTQTNMNLNEVIANRASELLGGERGEARKVHPNDDVNRGQSSNDVFPTAMHVAAAYAIVKHLLPALKTLRDTLDGKAKAFAGIVKIGRTHLQDATPLTLGQEFSGYVAQLDHGIHHVEATLPHLYELAQGGTAVGTGLNAHPQFADKVAAAIGKLTGLPFVSAPNKFEVMAAADALVFAHGALKTVAASLNKIANDIRWLASGPRCGLGELSIPENEPGSSIMPGKVNPTQSEALTMLCAQVFGNDVAVNIGGASGNFELNVFRPMIAHNVLQSVRLLADGAHSFNDNCAVGIEPNRQRINSLLNESLMLVTALNPHIGYDKAAQIAKKAHKEGTTLKASALALGYVTEQQFDEWVKPEDMVGNPAP; via the coding sequence ATGACTGATGATGTACGAATGGAGCGCGACACGTTCGGTGAAATCGGCGTGCCGAACGCTCGTCTCTGGGGCGCGCAAACCCAGCGCTCGCTGCAGAATTTCCGGATTTCAACCGAGAAGCAGTCGCCCGAACTGATCACCGCGCTCGCCATCATCAAGCGCGCCGCCGCCGAAGTGAACCATGACCTCGGCGTACTCGACGAAGCCAAGGCCAAAGCCATCATTCAGGCGGCCGATGAGATCATCGAAGGCAAGCATCCGGAAGAGTTTCCGCTTGCCGTGTGGCAGACCGGCTCCGGCACGCAGACCAACATGAACCTCAACGAGGTGATTGCGAATCGCGCGAGCGAACTGCTCGGCGGCGAACGCGGCGAAGCGCGCAAGGTGCATCCGAACGACGACGTGAATCGCGGCCAGTCATCCAACGATGTCTTTCCCACCGCCATGCATGTGGCCGCCGCCTACGCGATCGTCAAGCATCTGCTGCCCGCGCTGAAGACGCTGCGCGACACGCTCGACGGCAAGGCGAAAGCGTTCGCCGGCATCGTCAAGATTGGCCGCACGCACTTGCAGGACGCCACGCCGCTCACGCTCGGCCAGGAGTTTTCGGGCTACGTGGCGCAACTCGATCACGGCATTCATCACGTGGAAGCGACGTTGCCGCATCTCTATGAACTCGCGCAGGGCGGCACGGCTGTCGGCACGGGTCTGAATGCGCATCCTCAATTCGCGGACAAGGTTGCGGCGGCCATCGGCAAGCTCACCGGTCTGCCGTTCGTGTCGGCACCGAACAAATTCGAGGTTATGGCAGCGGCCGACGCGCTGGTGTTCGCGCACGGCGCATTGAAGACGGTGGCGGCCAGCCTGAACAAGATCGCCAACGACATTCGTTGGCTCGCGAGCGGCCCGCGCTGCGGTCTCGGCGAACTGTCGATTCCCGAGAACGAACCGGGCAGCTCGATCATGCCCGGCAAGGTCAATCCGACACAGTCCGAAGCGCTGACCATGCTGTGCGCGCAGGTGTTCGGCAACGACGTCGCGGTGAATATCGGCGGCGCGAGCGGCAACTTCGAGCTGAACGTTTTCCGGCCGATGATCGCGCACAACGTGCTGCAGTCGGTGCGCCTGCTCGCCGACGGCGCGCACAGCTTCAACGACAATTGCGCGGTCGGTATCGAGCCGAATCGTCAGCGGATCAACTCGCTGCTCAATGAATCGCTGATGCTGGTCACGGCGCTCAATCCGCACATCGGCTACGACAAGGCCGCGCAGATCGCGAAGAAGGCGCACAAGGAAGGCACCACGCTGAAGGCGTCGGCGCTCGCGCTCGGCTATGTGACCGAGCAGCAGTTCGACGAATGGGTCAAGCCGGAAGACATGGTCGGCAATCCGGCGCCTTGA
- a CDS encoding acyl-CoA thioesterase has translation MSTQPAAPLDRSETTFRFLAEPSSVNFGGKVHGGALMKWIDETAYACSAVWSSRYCVTVSVGNIRFRRPILVGNLVELRARIVATGRTSMHIHVSVHAGDPKGGELLQTTDCLVVMVAVNENGHPVPVPAFVPETEEQKRLARYAMDVKEALDAIVELKPEEVAQGKV, from the coding sequence ATGAGCACTCAGCCCGCAGCGCCGCTGGACCGTTCGGAAACCACCTTCCGTTTTCTGGCCGAGCCGAGCTCGGTCAACTTTGGCGGGAAGGTGCACGGCGGCGCGTTGATGAAGTGGATCGACGAAACCGCTTACGCCTGTTCGGCCGTGTGGTCGAGTCGCTACTGTGTCACGGTCAGCGTGGGCAACATCCGCTTTCGCCGCCCGATTCTCGTGGGCAACCTCGTCGAATTGCGCGCGCGCATCGTGGCGACGGGCCGCACCAGTATGCACATCCACGTGTCGGTGCACGCGGGCGACCCCAAGGGCGGGGAACTGCTGCAAACCACGGATTGCCTGGTGGTAATGGTCGCGGTCAATGAAAACGGGCATCCGGTGCCGGTGCCCGCGTTCGTGCCGGAAACGGAAGAACAGAAGCGCCTCGCGAGGTACGCAATGGACGTGAAAGAAGCGCTCGATGCAATCGTCGAACTGAAGCCCGAGGAAGTGGCGCAGGGCAAGGTTTGA